ctggagtgcagtggccccatctctgctcactgaaacctctacctcctgggctcaagtgatcctcctgcctcagcctcctgagtagctgggactacaggcatgcaccactgtgccagctaatttttgttatttttggtagggacagggttttgccatgttggctaggctggtcttgaattcctggcctcaagcaatccactcgccttggccccgtgaagtgctgggattacaggtgtgagctaccacgcctggcctgttttgttttctaaaaagaatcagggtcttgctatgttgcccaagccggactggaacacctgggctcaagtgatcttcctgcttcagtcttcacagttgctgggactacaggcatgtaccactgcctggcttttaaaaatacacattttattgtGTTCCAGGTGTCCACTGAAAATTCTATTACCAAGGAAGGAGAGAATGCATATTAGGGAAGGCCAACAGTCTCTGGGGATAAAAGTAACAATAGTATTATTGTGTACTTACaatctgccaggcacagtgcctcaaaTGAATCGCCTCATTCAATTGTCACACACAATAAAACCCATTTGGTAGGCATTATGACTATTCCCATTtacagtgaagaaactgaggcttaggtaAGTAGCTTCCGCACAGTCACACAGCTGGGGCCAaggcaggattcaaatccaggcactCTCACTCCAGAGCCTGGAATCTTAGCAGTGAAGGAAGGACAGCTTACAGTGGCAGCAGGTGGGGCTGGGGAAGTTTCTACCATCAGGGGTCCCACAGCAGTAGGAGGGGGGTGGATGAGACTATGGGATGAAACTTTTCAGGATTAACCCTCAGCAAATAATCCCATGAATTTCCACAAGAAAGGTGACGCTTACCTGGAAcagtttatacattttatgtcCAGAGACACAAAGATGAAGAATAGACATCTGCTATTGGCTTTGTGAGTGAAGGGACTTATTTCCATGATTTCAGCTGTGACTGTCACCCCAGGATAGGCTAGGCCAGGCTTGAGAGGCAGATGGTTCCTGGCCTACCGCCCTTCTGCCCCCTTGGCTTCAGCCTTCCCTGTGCCCCAGTGGATACCGCCTTGAATACCCGGAGCCTTTGCTTTAAGAGAGCCGCAGCTGGCCAGGATCAGAGGGGGCCACTTCTTCGTGATGCAGTCACAAGTTAGAGGACTTTTGAAAACTGGTTCAGGGGTttgctcttttttcccccttctttttttCATGAAAGGAGCTTTTTGTTAGTACAGCCTTTGTTTGGGGATTCAGTTGATAAAGGGACCATTTTATTGGAATGAATTACTGACGCAAGTGCTGCCAGAAATCTTAGTGAGAGGACAGCACTCTGGCTTTTATTCAACAAGGTGAATGGAAATAACTATTGGGCGTTGGCCTCAAGGGCACGTTGGAGTTGCTGCCATCAGCAACTTAGGAGAGTTTGGTTACTGGTTGAAGTAGAGACCGGGGAGACAGAGAAAGTATTACGGATTAAGaaagaatatttctttctttctttatattaaaaaaatgtcAAACAGTCAGGACTTTGCTGGCCATGAATTATAGAATGAACTCTTCCTGCCTACTATTAAATTACTAAATCTGTACTACTAAGAATGAGGTCCCTGTGACAATTTTGGCTCATCTTTCTGAACCCTTGAAAAAGCCAATCCTGTCAAGCCACTGACTGCTAGtgagaaaaaattaaacagcCACAAGGAAACCAAGTTCTTTCAGACTTTGTGAGACTCACCCAGACATGGCATatttaaaaacagactttaaatacTCTTCTTCAGATCAGTGCTCAACGGACTTTGTGGaaagatatgaaaatattaagCCAAAGCTTATACATACTAACTTGTTTTTCTCCCATGTCTGCTCCATGCGATGCCAACATAAATTCAAGAGGACACATAGGTTGACAGTCTACTGGGCCCACaactctttttctgttgttgaggTGTCAAAACCCAGTACATTTAAAGTCTGTTAAATGAGTCAGCATTTCTCAGAACTCTCTTTTAGAGTATTCCTATTTGCAaacagtggtatggaatgtgacaTTTAAATCAACCTACCGTGAACTTTTCAGAGTTCACGGAAATCAGTAAGAGCTGATAGTCAACAGAAATTTGGGTAAAAGAGGTACCCCTTGATACTGTTTGAAGGCATCTAATGCCAACCAGTTCTAAGTGACTGAACCCCGAGTAGTGTTTAGGAAACAGGAGCCTATGGGCAGAGCTGCCAGTGGCCAAACTTAGGGATTATCTCATAGATTGTGGTTCCTACAGAATGGCTCTTCTCTGAAAAGCAAAGTGAACTGGGGCGTCCTGCCACCCCTGCCCTTCAAAAACAACATACACTTGTTTTAAGAAAGGCAGCTCATTGAGATGTAGTTTGCTACCATATTTAAGGTACATATGTAAAGGCCTTACATATGTAGGGCCTTTTATACTTCAataaggtgttttgttttgtttaaaaaaagggaaGACAAATTTTCCAGTCCTAAAAGCAAAGATCCTAAGATCTGGACTCCTTATCTCACAACTAAGATGGAGTGGCATCCTTCTAAAAAACTGTGCTAATTTCAGGTGGTGGCATTACCAAGCAGGGAGAACAGTGCCCTACATGGCTGGTGGAAGGGAAATGTTCAGGACCGTTTACAAGTACAAAACTTCCCTGCAGCTCTTAAGTTCACTCCACCCCTGCCATTATTCATTTACACAGAttttgtacagtttttttttgtttgtttgaagcaaggtcttgctctgtcaccaggttggagtacaatgacatgatcataactcactgcagcctcgaactcctgagcccaagtgatcctcctacctcagcctcccaagtagctgggactacaagtgcatgctaccatgcacagctaatttttaaaattttttgtagagatggggtcttgttatgttgcccaggctggtctcaaactcccgggctcaagccatcctcctgcctcagcctctcaaagtgctgggattataggtgtgagccactgcacctgacctacaCCTTCTATAATTGTAATTAAACACTTCTATTATttacataattaatatttatcTCTCTACTTTGCTATATAAACCTCCATGTAGCCAGAACTTATTCCAACCCTGAATCCCTAGTTCCTTGTATTAGACAGGCACCAGGGTACATCATTAACACTAATGAATACATTAATGAATGCTGAGACAACTGGAAGATGCATAGAAAAGAATTTGCTGTACTGAAAATATGCCACTGCTTTTTGTCTGATTATTCAAACTtaagcttaaaaaatatttactaagctaGTCCCCTACCTCAAGCCTttgaggaggagaaggaatggccagggtgacagagccagcGTCAATTCCTGACTCAGCTACAGGGGATGCAGCCTTTTCTATTTGTGATAATACTTCTCAGAGCATTCACAGGCTCTATGGCAGGCAAAGATTCACATCCATTGGCCACAGACCAGCACTCCCAGAGTTCAGTTCTGGGGAGGAAAGCAAAGATATGAGTCCATCTTTGCCCATTCTCTGCAAAATCCTTCAAGCTGTGCTTAGAAGTGACAAAAGTCCAGTGTTTAAGTGAGTCCAGTTTTGTAGCGAGAGGACACTACTTTGTCAGAGTGCCAAACTGTTCTATTCTCTTGAAAAGAGTCCTGTAGAAGGCCAATGAAACATCTGCCAACTAATACCTAAACAGGTGGCAGggaattttttggatttttctgAGATTGATTAGACACTGGTCAGTtagataaagaaggaaatcattATCTAAAAAGTGTATTCTCCTAGCATTTGTCTGGCTATGACTCCTAGctgcacaaaaacagaaaatacagctTGTCACTAAGATAGGGAAAGTTAAGTTTCCCTACCCAATGAACTACATTTCCTATTATTTTCCCACCAACACCAGAACAACACTGAAAAGGGCAAGAAATTAAATGATACTTGTGATTCTGTGTTATCTTCCAAATGGTGGTGATACTGGAGGTTGTGTTAATaagtcattaaaatttttattttgttgtaataaaatttatttttagaaaacattttctattttttggcaaCCCTATATTATTGGTAGAAAAATGTACCATATAATCAGAACTCCAAACTATGTCAAAAAAGCTATTATTAAGAAATGTGTTATTTCTTGTTACttattcttaaaaaacaaaacccctaaCAATCTACATACCTCTACTGCATTCCAAGTCTGTAAGAGTACAAAATCCATGACACGAGGTGCTCAGGAGCAGCAGTACCAGTCAACTATTGTGAGAGGTGCTTACTTGAGGCACTTTAaattaaaacaggaaataaatCAGTATTTTAACAAATCTAAATTTACAAGTTTGGACTTGATGTGTCTGTCTTTAGTGAACTGAGTTAAAGCAATATTGCACCAATTAAGCAAAGTAAATTAAGACCCCTCAAAAAAGGTGATATAGTAAGAAAATGTCAATTTAATCATTTACTTTAGCAGGCAAGCAATTTGTAAACATTCAGTAGCGGCAGCATCCAAgttacaaacaatttaaaaagaaccaaGATTAGTGATTAtgatttttccttccctttccccaaaagaaaaaaaaaagatttggaaatGAATGACTTAAAACCCTACAAACATTGAACATTCAGTTATGCCTTCTATCAGCCTTCTATGCATcctctctgttttattttaaaagatgtatcTACTCCTAAAATGCATTATCTTGTAATAACTTGTACGTGAGCACTTGCAATCTAGGAAGTTGTTCCTGCATATCACTGTGCACACATTATCTTAGTTTAAATCCCATTTGCAAAGGGAATATTTATGTCTTGATTCAATGCCTCTTTGACTTCGAGTGGCAGGGTGTCAAAAAGGTGATCTTCCACAACAAGCCCGCTTTTCTTGAGCATCCGACACTGGCCCAGCTGGGCTGGCAGGCGGTCCAAGCAGTTCCCCTTCAGCTCCAGCTGAGTGAGCTGGGAGAGCTGACCAACTTTCTCTGGGAGTGAGGTGATGCAGTTCTGTCCCAGATTCAAAGTCCTCAACTTTATGCATTTAAACAATTGTTTTGGCAGAATGTCCACTTTGTTCCCAGTGATATGCAAATGCTGCAGGTTCTGAAGCAATCCTATTTCTATTGGAATCATTGAAATGTTGTTGTAGCTTACATCTAAGCATCTGAGTTTCTGTAAACTAAATACTGCCACTGGTAAGGATTCGAGCTTGTTGTTAGAGAAATAAAGTGACTCCAAGTTTTTGACATGGGTAATAGAGGGAGGAATAGTAACAATTTTGTTATGCCATAATTTTAAACACGTCAGTCGTTTTAAATGCTGGAAACTGATGATTTCCTCAATTGTGCGAATGTTATTTGACTTTAAATCCAATTCCTGTAAATTAGAGAGGCTGAAAATAGCATGTGGAATTCTCtctagctcacagttctggagttccAGCTCAGCGACATTCATCATTTTCTTAAGGCTGTTCAGTACCAAGAGTTTAGTGCCGTCATTATGAATGACTAACTTTGTAAGATGTGGAGCCACATCTGTAATGTTGGAGGGAACTTTGGTCAAATTGCTCTTCACGTGGAGAATCTTAAGGTGCCGCAACTCTCGGAGAGATTCAAGTCCTATCATCTTATTGTTTTCAGAGTTCAAATTGCCTATTAAGTACAACTCTCGAAGGTTTTTGAGCAAATACACCCAGGCAGGAATTTCAGCCACATCGGTGAACTTCACGTGAAGGCATCTCAAGTGATCGCGAAGAAAGCTAAAAGCAGTCTGTTCAACTTTTGCAGGGCAGTGGCAGAGGTGGAGCTCTTGGAGGTTAGTCATTTGAGAAATCTTAGCAGGAATTTTAGCTTCTGGAATTAGTTCAAGCTTTAGCACATCCAGGTCTGTGAGGTCAAAGACAGCATCGGGCACCCCCGACAGCATGAACAGATGCAACTCCTGCTTGTCCTGGGTGTTGCGTGAGACGTGCTGCCTGAGTTTTTCAAATGTCCACTCATGGTTCAAACTAATTTCTCTAAGTTTATTTTCACTAACTTCTGACAAGAACACACCAAAACGCTTGGAATATAGCTGGTCATACTGGTCTACCATGTGGAGAAGGAAAGCAAAATCATTTTTGACATCTGGAATGTCACTAAAACTGCTCTCTTCTCTGactttttcaaaagaatattCCTTCAAAGGTATCCTGAATAACCAGAAGAGAGTGTAGAGGCAGATAAAGCCATAAACACAAATAATGGATATGTAACTGATGAGAAGCTTTTTCAACATGTAAGCCATATTGTGGGTACACTCAAATACCTCATAACCAGTCAGATGCTCAACTTTGGGCTTGCAGACGTGTTCAAAGCTGATTGCGTTGACAAAGTTCGCTGTATAGCagagaataaaaatgaacttGGCTGTTTTGATAACTGTTTGGACCACATAGAGTTTATAGATCAAGTCACTATCTTCCACATGGGCACGGAACTTCCTCACTTTCTCAAACAGGGCTTTGGCCTGCTCTCCATCCTTTTTATCCAGGATTGTCATGCTGGGAACTTCAATCACAGGCTTCTCAGCTGAAAATTTAAAGCCAGTTTTATTGATCATTGGTGTACTGGCACTGGGGCTCCCTTCATCACTGCTGGTAGAAACATGCTTTGGTAGAGTCTGGGCACCTGTTATTCTCTGCTTGTTTTCCTCTGAGTCTTCGCATGCTGTCTCAGACAACGCTTTTGTAGTCCAAGGGGATTCAAAGCACTTTCCTAATATTGAAACAAAATGTTCTACTTTTGAGCATGTTTTGGGATATTTGAACCAAAAGTTGCTACTGACCATGAGAATAATAGTATGTATAAGAGCTAGGTATGGAAAGTACTTAGAATACCACGGAAGGGCCAGATGGTAACACATCtgattaataaatacatattgctGAAAATCCAAGTTTGTTTTTCGACCTGTTggatctttcttctctttctttgcctcCTGATTTGGAAGTGCGAAATCTGTGCGAGGATATGTGGCTCTGAGAGGTATGTCAGGTGTCACAGCAGATGTCCCAAAGGAAATGTCGTTTGTTGTCCGCCCATCTTGGTCTCGGTTGGTGGCTGCTTCCATCTTCGGGATGTCGGTGGTGACCTCGGCATTTCCTGGTGGTGTATGTGCCTTTGAATTTACAGGAGATGGCAATACTGGCAAACAGACCACCTGATCTTTGGTAAGTTGCATGGTTCCTGCAAAGATGGCTACCATTAACATAACAACAGCCAGGTAATCCATAAACACATCCCACCATGGTTTCAGGATTCGGTAAGTTGGCTGAATGTCATTAAGTGATGCAACTTCCGCAAGGGTAAACATTCCTAGAAAACAAGAAGACAAATGACATTATTCTAGAGATACAAGTGAAAAGAGTAAATGAGAAAAACCCTATGCCTGCTCCAAACTAAAGTTTTCTCATTCAGGTCTTATCTTTTTATCCAACATAAATGTAgtagaaaataaactaaaagggGAATATATAGCTTTTCTCTTCTAGTGcaagggaagagggaaagaatgagtaagaattGCATTCTAGGTAAGAAATAATGACAGACTGCACCAAGTCCATAGTGGTTACTCAGTGGACCTTGAAGGAGGATACGACAGCAGGATGGCATTTGTTGTGGACTCATTAAAGGTTAAGACTGAAATTTGGAGGTCAAGGAGTGGGATGACTCTTATTTTGTATAAGCCAAAATTGAAGGGTCTGTGTATACCATTAAATACCGTTAAACTCTGGATAGTCTTATGTTCCAGACTTAGTTCTAACACTTACTAATGGTTGATTCCTTAAGCCTTGTATTCCCATCTGTATAATAGGGATGAAAACTTCTAAGGGTTGTTGGAAAGTTTAAGTAATGATTGTGACGCTCTTAGCACACCCTCTGGCCACAAGTGTTTGTTAGCTGTTTACATTAGCTCCAATCACTCTGGTGGAAGTGTCCATGAACAGTTGAAATTAAGGGTCTAGCGTTTAGGAAGAGTCTTACTATACACACTTGGGATTTATCAATATATAGCTGAAACTCTGGCCTTTGATGCAGTCCTATGGAAAGCATGTGGATTGAGAAGGCAGCTCAAGACTAAGGTGGCCATGAAATAATCAATGATGGTGATGCTGAATAAGTATCACCAAATAAGTATTTGTTAGAGACATATGATCTCTACCAAAGCAGGTGACCCGAGCAGCCATGAATGAAGCCCCGGTGCCAGGAAACTTGAAAATATGGTTATTATTCACTATCAGCTGGCAGCTTTACAGCACTGGAACtagtttatataaataataaagtacGAGGACAATCATCCTGGAAGTaaagaaaaacagtgtttatAGTGGCAAGTAATGGGAATGGGCTTCTCTAATTATGTGCATGAACTGAATGTTTCAACTTCTTGAAAAACCACATGaccatattttcctttcttggGAGGTTCTTGGGTTTCCATATTCATattgctttgtcttttttaaagaaataaatcatgttatttctttaaaaactagcAAAAGACCAAGCAATAAAAACCAAGGCAAGTACCCAAGAGTTTTGGGaatgcatgtatttttttaaattaaggatggaagatgaatttttaatgttttatttttatttatttatttttgagacagagtctcactctgtcacccaggctagagtgcagtggcgcgatctcagctcactgcaacctctgcctccttggttcaagcgattctcctgcctcagcctcccgagtagctgggactacaggcatccaccaccacgtctggctaatttttgtattcttagtagacacagggtttcaccatattggctggtctcgaactcctgaccttgtgatctgcccacctcggcctcccaaagtgctgggattacaggcgtgagccaccacacccaaccaggaAGATGAATTATCTATTCATGGGTTGTCTGGAATGCTGTGTTGAGGAGGATTCTGAGGCTGATTGTGGTTTCAGTAGGCAACAGTGCTGTGACTGATTACTCGTGTCTTCCTTGGATGACACAATGAAGAAACGTGGCATTAGTACTTTGATTCTGCTCTGTTTTAAATTAAGTTTCTGAAGGCAGGGaccagttcttttttcttttcttttctgaaaccCTTCCACATACCTAGTACTGCACAGAGTAGGTTCataatatttcttaataaaatacaGTGAATACCACAGCAATGATCACATCTGTAGTTAGTTTTGTAAGCAAAATTATCTCTTATGTAAGCAGGTAAACACAAGCCTAAGAACTCCAAACATAAAATTGTTAGAAATCACATTCCCAGACTTCAGGGCTTAAGTATGAAATGCCTGGTATCCagtctttgtaaaaaaaaaaaaaaaaaaaattatcaaggaagtaataaaaagaaaaataactgtttGTACCTTAGTAGGGGAACTGGGAGATAACATGCCCACTTGAACCCTATTCTGAGCTCCTGTATCTTGTGTGGGTTTTGctttcatgaatggcttggaTAAGCAGGAAGAAAGGCTACTGGAATCACAGCAAGCTAACCTAAATGAGAAACAGCTCAACCTCATGTCATTTTGAGCTCTTCAGTTCCTATCTAGAATGCACAAAACACAGCATCAAGCACAGAATGACTCTTACTTCACGTACAGAGACTAGAGAGTACACCTTGCACAGGTTTATTTCTGGCAAGGAACGTAACAGTCATACCTGGGGACCATCGCTTTAAAGGGCCATCTGCATGAGTAATAGGAACAATAGATTTTTTTGCATGTAATAGTTCTTTCAAATaggatttttctttactttttaaatagagTCATGAACTGCATGATGgtgttttggtcaacaatggactgcatatatgatggcAGTCCCATAAGATATgagatggtggctcatgcctataatcccagcactttgggaggccgaggtgggtggatcatttgaggccgggagtttcagaccagcctggcaaatatggtgaaacaccatctctactataaatacaaaaattagccaggcatagtggttcacgcttgtaatcccagccacttgggaggctgaggcagaagaattgcttgaacccgggaggaggaggttgcagtgagccaagatcatgccactgcactccagcctgggtgacagagtgagactccattttatAATGAAGTACATAGAAACCTGACATACAGCACTAATCATTGGCATTACAGATCAAGTAGGGCAgcggtcctcaacctttttggcaccacagacaagttttgtagaagacaatttttccagaaatgggggttgggaggagagatggttttgggatgaaactgtttcatCTTGGttggatcatcaggcattagattctcataaagtgtgcccaacctagatccctcacatgcgcagttcacgaTAGGGTTCACGCtactatgagaatctaatgctgctgctgatctgacacaAAGCGGAGCTCACGCAGTAACGCTCACTCTCCCGCTGCTCACCTACTGCCGTgaagcccagttcctaacagccCTCAACAGGTACCAGTCTgcagcctggggcctggggacTCCTGAAGTAGGGGAAAGGACTGATATTCAGCAATGATGTCGGGAATTTGGTTTTCCATATGAATACATagatacatgcatatacacacacacaccatctagctttgtgtaagtacactctgacattcacacaacaatgaaattgcctaacaacacatttctcagaaggtaTCCCCACGAAGCGACATGTGACTGTAGTTGTGTCTGGTTCTAGGGAGGCCAGGATGTCTGGTTTGTCAGACTGAGAGATAAGTGAATTTTGAAAGTCAGTGTCCTGAGGACATTGGTTATTTGTCTTTTACACCATGATTATTACAACTGGTCTTTCTGCTGCCAGTCTTTACCTCCTTTAATCCCTTTTCCATCTTGCCATGGGTCCCTTGGCAAAAACGCTCCAGGCTCTCTCTGTTCCAGGCCAGTAACTTCTGCCAGTTTCTCTAACAAGCCATTCTCTCCCTTGTGTTCAGCCTCTCCAACACTTTGTTTCCTCTGCCTTGATTACTTCCTCCCTACTCTTCTTCACTAGGCTATCAGGTTTCTGCAGCCTTTTCCAGAAAGCCTTCCCTGATCCCCTAGTATGGGTGAGGTGCTTCTTCGATGTGTT
This portion of the Pongo abelii isolate AG06213 chromosome 1, NHGRI_mPonAbe1-v2.0_pri, whole genome shotgun sequence genome encodes:
- the LRRC8D gene encoding volume-regulated anion channel subunit LRRC8D — encoded protein: MFTLAEVASLNDIQPTYRILKPWWDVFMDYLAVVMLMVAIFAGTMQLTKDQVVCLPVLPSPVNSKAHTPPGNAEVTTDIPKMEAATNRDQDGRTTNDISFGTSAVTPDIPLRATYPRTDFALPNQEAKKEKKDPTGRKTNLDFQQYVFINQMCYHLALPWYSKYFPYLALIHTIILMVSSNFWFKYPKTCSKVEHFVSILGKCFESPWTTKALSETACEDSEENKQRITGAQTLPKHVSTSSDEGSPSASTPMINKTGFKFSAEKPVIEVPSMTILDKKDGEQAKALFEKVRKFRAHVEDSDLIYKLYVVQTVIKTAKFIFILCYTANFVNAISFEHVCKPKVEHLTGYEVFECTHNMAYMLKKLLISYISIICVYGFICLYTLFWLFRIPLKEYSFEKVREESSFSDIPDVKNDFAFLLHMVDQYDQLYSKRFGVFLSEVSENKLREISLNHEWTFEKLRQHVSRNTQDKQELHLFMLSGVPDAVFDLTDLDVLKLELIPEAKIPAKISQMTNLQELHLCHCPAKVEQTAFSFLRDHLRCLHVKFTDVAEIPAWVYLLKNLRELYLIGNLNSENNKMIGLESLRELRHLKILHVKSNLTKVPSNITDVAPHLTKLVIHNDGTKLLVLNSLKKMMNVAELELQNCELERIPHAIFSLSNLQELDLKSNNIRTIEEIISFQHLKRLTCLKLWHNKIVTIPPSITHVKNLESLYFSNNKLESLPVAVFSLQKLRCLDVSYNNISMIPIEIGLLQNLQHLHITGNKVDILPKQLFKCIKLRTLNLGQNCITSLPEKVGQLSQLTQLELKGNCLDRLPAQLGQCRMLKKSGLVVEDHLFDTLPLEVKEALNQDINIPFANGI